A window from Scyliorhinus canicula chromosome 19, sScyCan1.1, whole genome shotgun sequence encodes these proteins:
- the sp2 gene encoding transcription factor Sp2: MSDQRDTMATATTISPCEYLQPAAATMIEDSQPSPLALLAATCSKIGPPAVESSSSPTPVAVQMVTKKLPLLKPAPAPNGQNGGNFSLIGANGKVFQIQGSQVTSQAISPSVSGQLVLAIQNQAMVSKGSRQNIQYQVIPQVQTLGGQTLQIANVQQNLAGQIQIIPGTNQAFVTTAVASNAQKISPQKMNMKPAVSLPVQVQKIRSTTVQAQGNIIKLAGGGSVALSMPISNLVGAGDGTAIQLTGDAICGTGSMKLSKRSRRKSANPAAVTETMTLVETSSGNVIQPGTNVLLVQSPGSNVMQQVQVMQPKQEQAVQTIPQQAIRVVQAASLSGHTLPTVPQKSPQNLQVQTSEHNSTPVIIRTQSVSSSGQVNWHTLQVKNSSALQQGSSLSGSFPRIAPASSGKRSSVSSLIRKGNALPRIAPAGGAINLNTAQFATGQAIQTISINGLQMPGLPVTVTNAAGQQQLSVQAGVMSPVSANNITITGLSPTQLHMEPALPADEIAEQQVHQNKKLKRMACTCPNCKDGEKRSGEVGKKKHVCHIPGCEKVFRKTSLLRAHVRLHTGERPFVCSWVYCGKRFTRSDELQRHSRTHTGEKRFECGQCRKRFMRSDHLTKHYKTHLNTKNLV; the protein is encoded by the exons ATGAGCG ATCAGCGGGACACAATGGCAACCGCCACCACTATTAGTCCCTGCGAATATCtacaaccagcagcagcaaccatgATCGAG gATTCACAGCCGTCTCCTCTGGCTCTCCTGGCAGCTACATGCAGCAAGATTGGCCCTCCGGCTGTGGAATCCAGCTCCTCGCCCACCCCAGTGGCTGTACAGATGGTCACCAAGAAGCTTCCGCTGTTGAAGCCGGCGCCAGCACCCAATGGGCAAAATGGAGGAAACTTCAGTTTAATTGGAGCCAATGGGAAAGTTTTTCAAATCCAGGGGTCACAAGTGACCAGCCAGGCCATTAGCCCCTCCGTCTCTGGACAGTTAGTGCTGGCTATTCAGAACCAAGCAATGGTTAGCAAAGGCTCACGACAGAACATTCAGTATCAGGTCATCCCCCAGGTCCAGACCCTGGGGGGACAGACCCTTCAGATTGCCAATGTCCAGCAAAATTTGGCAGGTCAGATTCAGATCATTCCAGGGACCAACCAGGCCTTTGTCACCACTGCAGTAGCTTCCAATGCACAGAAGATCTCTCCCCAGAAGATGAATATGAAGCCCGCTGTGTCACTCCCTGTCCAGGTTCAGAAGATCAGGAGCACAACTGTACAAGCCCAGGGCAACATTATCAAACTAGCAGGTGGTGGAAGCGTGGCATTGTCTATGCCCATTAGTAATTTGGTTGGCGCCGGTGATGGAACTGCCATACAGTTGACTGGCGATGCCATttgtggaacaggctcgatgaAGCTCAGCAAGAGGTCAAGAAGGAAATCGGCGAATCCGGCTGCAGTGACAGAAACGATGACCCTGGTGGAGACTTCGTCAGGAAATGTCATTCAGCCAGGAACCAACGTGCTGTTAGTGCAGAGCCCTGGTTCCAATGTTATGCAGCAAGTGCAGGTGATGCAGCCGAAACAGGAGCAGGCGGTGCAGACCATCCCCCAACAGGCTATCCGCGTGGTGCAGGCGGCCTCCTTGAGCGGACACACCCTTCCCACCGTCCCCCAGAAATCCCCACAAAACCTGCAGGTCCAGACCAGTGAGCACAACTCCACGCCGGTCATCATCAGAACCCAATCCGTCTCTTCCTCGGGACAGGTGAACTGGCACACCTTGCAGGTGAAGAACTCCTCGGCACTTCAACAAGGCTCCAGCCTCTCTGGCAGCTTTCCCCGGATTGCCCCAGCCTCAAGCGGCAAGAGATCCTCTGTCAGCTCGTTGATCCGGAAGGGGAATGCCTTGCCGAGGATTGCTCCGGCAGGGGGCGCCATTAACCTGAACACTGCACAGTTTGCCACTGGCCAGGCAATTCAGACCATCAGCATCAATGGCCTACAGATGCCAGGGCTTCCAGTCACGGTTACCAATGCTGCAG GACAGCAACAGTTAAGTGTACAGGCGGGGGTCATGTCTCCGGTTTCTGCCAACAATATCACCATCACTGGACTAAGTCCCACTCAGCTGCACATGGAACCAGCCTTACCAGCCGATGAGATTGCGGAACAGCAGGTGCATCAGAACAAGAAGTTGAAAAGAATGGCCTGCACTTGTCCGAATTGCAAGGATGGCGAGAAAAG GAGTGGAGAGGTAGGGAAGAAGAAGCACGTTTGTCACATTCCAGGTTGCGAGAAGGTGTTCCGGAAAACATCCTTGCTAAGAGCTCACGTCCGCTTGCACACAGGGGAACGCCCGTTTGTCTGTAGT